One window of the Cydia fagiglandana chromosome 22, ilCydFagi1.1, whole genome shotgun sequence genome contains the following:
- the LOC134675525 gene encoding fez family zinc finger protein erm-like, which produces MQPFQSSAREAREPSPDRASSPDTPAAPHTPATTAPVLNFSIARLMEPDRKKSVSPDPPPPFLSYGAQLLDSAFKQYIPAARRQLVSHYPLLYYGPDLVSLTYAHQLQLPRPPPASPPRAPSPRPATDVVSSTTGPTPSPAKNKSFACGDCGKVFNAHYNLTRHMPVHTGARPFVCKICGKGFRQASTLCRHKIIHTSEKPHKCLTCGKAFNRSSTLNTHARIHAGYKPFVCEFCGKGFHQKGNYKNHRLTHSGEKAYKCSICNKAFHQIYNLTFHMHTHNERKPFTCSICAKGFCRNFDLKKHTRKLHLGASSSNNDSSLDTQDESTQEASPEEARAAFRPFLGSPYPRLLDARLPAPNTFFSKLL; this is translated from the coding sequence ATGCAGCCGTTCCAGTCATCGGCGCGCGAGGCGCGCGAGCCCTCCCCGGACCGCGCCTCATCCCCCGACACCCCCGCCGCCCCGCACACCCCCGCCACCACCGCGCCCGTCCTCAACTTCTCCATCGCCCGCCTCATGGAGCCTGACCGCAAGAAGTCCGTCTCACCGGACCCGCCGCCGCCTTTCTTGTCCTACGGAGCGCAGCTTCTCGACTCTGCCTTTAAGCAGTACATCCCGGCGGCGAGGAGGCAACTGGTCTCACATTATCCTCTACTCTACTATGGGCCAGACCTGGTTTCGTTGACGTATGCTCACCAGCTGCAGCTGCCGCGGCCCCCGCCGGCTTCACCGCCGCGAGCTCCCAGTCCTAGACCCGCTACAGATGTTGTCTCTTCAACTACCGGTCCTACACCTTCCCCGGCTAAGAACAAAAGCTTCGCTTGCGGAGACTGCGGGAAAGTCTTTAATGCGCATTATAACCTAACCAGACACATGCCCGTCCACACGGGGGCGAGGCCGTTTGTGTGCAAAATCTGCGGCAAAGGCTTCCGACAGGCCTCAACTCTGTGTCGCCACAAAATCATCCACACCTCAGAAAAGCCCCACAAGTGCCTGACGTGCGGCAAGGCCTTCAACCGCTCCTCGACGCTGAACACGCATGCGCGCATCCACGCGGGCTACAAGCCCTTCGTCTGCGAGTTCTGCGGGAAAGGTTTCCATCAAAAAGGAAACTATAAGAACCACAGATTAACACACAGCGGGGAGAAAGCATACAAGTGCAGTATCTGCAATAAGGCGTTCCATCAGATCTACAACCTTACCTTTCACATGCATACTCACAATGAGCGAAAGCCGTTTACGTGCAGTATATGCGCTAAAGGTTTCTGCAGGAATTTCGACTTGAAGAAACACACTAGGAAGCTACATTTGGGGGCCAGTTCATCTAATAACGACTCGTCACTGGACACGCAAGACGAGTCGACGCAAGAGGCGAGTCCGGAGGAGGCTCGCGCGGCCTTTCGGCCTTTCCTCGGGTCCCCGTACCCTCGACTTTTAGATGCACGACTTCCAGCGCCGAATACTTTCTTCTCAAAGCTCTTGTGA